Proteins encoded in a region of the Streptomyces sp. NBC_01298 genome:
- a CDS encoding (2Fe-2S)-binding protein, which produces MFEPDPDCVVCVCHDVSEAEIVAVIRTGAGSPQAVGDGCLAGTGCGSCVEALHELIEDFG; this is translated from the coding sequence ATGTTCGAACCCGATCCCGACTGTGTCGTGTGCGTGTGCCACGACGTGTCCGAGGCGGAGATCGTCGCCGTGATCCGGACAGGGGCGGGCTCGCCACAGGCCGTCGGCGACGGCTGCCTGGCGGGCACGGGCTGCGGGAGCTGCGTCGAGGCGCTCCACGAGTTGATCGAGGACTTCGGATGA
- a CDS encoding CPBP family glutamic-type intramembrane protease produces MSTAPPASAEAGRTGFLARAFDRTAWPPRGVRLLSAAVMAVFSAALWWQGGSWRAAAVLVGVDALAGLLPWRMPRTLRTGAAYWSENAIALAVPIAFIAYSAGTGADWLTQGTSWWWYAVALALDAGLLLAGGMDFRLLFSGDLAFLMGPSTPLQARTRATTGTLAPFGEEALYRSVAVTVAGPAGLVTSLLGAAAFIARHHVGDSRWRKAPRVLAVELLAALSLLGLVALSGSVYPALLAHLVNNAPSVLLELQRSEKESHG; encoded by the coding sequence ATGAGTACGGCGCCCCCGGCCTCCGCGGAGGCCGGCCGCACGGGTTTCCTGGCCCGCGCCTTCGACCGTACGGCCTGGCCTCCGCGAGGCGTCCGGCTGCTGTCGGCGGCCGTGATGGCGGTCTTCTCCGCGGCCCTCTGGTGGCAGGGCGGTTCCTGGCGCGCGGCCGCCGTGCTGGTCGGCGTGGACGCGCTGGCCGGACTGCTGCCCTGGCGGATGCCCCGGACCCTGCGCACCGGAGCGGCCTACTGGAGCGAGAACGCGATCGCCCTCGCCGTGCCGATCGCCTTCATCGCGTACTCCGCGGGCACCGGGGCGGACTGGCTCACGCAGGGCACCTCCTGGTGGTGGTACGCGGTGGCGCTCGCCTTGGACGCGGGGCTGCTGCTGGCCGGAGGCATGGACTTCCGCCTGCTGTTCTCCGGGGACCTGGCCTTCCTGATGGGGCCGAGCACACCGCTCCAGGCCAGGACCAGAGCGACCACGGGGACCCTGGCGCCCTTCGGAGAGGAGGCGCTGTACCGGTCGGTGGCCGTCACCGTGGCGGGGCCCGCCGGCCTCGTGACCTCGCTGCTGGGCGCCGCCGCCTTCATCGCCCGCCATCACGTCGGGGACAGCCGGTGGCGCAAGGCCCCGCGCGTCCTGGCGGTGGAGCTGCTGGCCGCGCTGTCCCTGCTGGGCCTGGTGGCCCTGTCGGGCTCCGTCTATCCGGCGCTGTTGGCGCACTTGGTCAACAACGCACCGTCCGTACTGCTCGAGCTTCAGCGCTCAGAGAAGGAGAGCCATGGCTGA
- a CDS encoding PqqD family peptide modification chaperone — MAEQPVLALDQVPSYRPDVRVRNVRGGYLVAVANNAFELSETASFIWKQINGQNSIADIGRLLATEYDIDTDTATADTKEILEYLATTGSVVF; from the coding sequence ATGGCAGAGCAGCCGGTCCTCGCCCTCGACCAAGTCCCCTCGTACCGGCCCGATGTCCGGGTCCGCAATGTACGAGGCGGCTACCTGGTCGCAGTGGCCAACAATGCGTTCGAACTGTCCGAAACTGCGAGCTTCATCTGGAAGCAGATCAACGGGCAAAATTCGATCGCCGATATCGGACGGCTACTGGCCACCGAATACGACATCGATACGGATACCGCAACCGCGGACACCAAGGAAATTCTTGAATATCTCGCGACGACCGGTTCCGTCGTCTTCTGA